The Setaria italica strain Yugu1 chromosome IX, Setaria_italica_v2.0, whole genome shotgun sequence genome has a window encoding:
- the LOC101766773 gene encoding uncharacterized protein LOC101766773 isoform X2, which yields MGGAKGEEKPGGADDWCYKSTFDLKAPKKSPLALRMFVFAMTMLCGISICSMCMKQLGSDGWSRIVKIEVVEQEQPCNKSTVPPSEVQFVHYPQPITYSREECKCNPVRFFAIISSQRSGSGWFETLLNSHTNVSSNGEIFSTKERRSNISSIIKTLDKVYDLDWNSSASKNECTAAVGFKWMLNQGLVANHVDVVDYFNRRGVSAIFLFRRNLLRQLVSQLANNHDRYLKQLNGTHKAHVHTKHEAIILAKYKPRLNTSSLIWQLKQADEYTHGALENLKNTRHITIYYEDLILNRTIFDVLDFLKVPRMKLASRHVKIHTKPLSEQIENWDEVYSALNGTQYESFLNAADYIV from the exons ATGGGGGGCGCCAAGGGGGAGGAGAagcccggcggcgccgacgactgGTGCTACAAG AGTACATTTGACTTGAAGGCCCCAAAGAAGTCACCACTCGCATTGAGAATGTTTGTTTTTGCTATGACTATGTTATGCGGGATATCTATTTGCTCAATGTGTATGAAGCAACTAGGGAGTGATGGCTGGTCAAGAATCGTGAAGATCGAAGTTGTGGAACAAGAACAACCATGTAACAAGTCCACAGTTCCTCCGTCTGAGGTTCAGTTTGTGCATTATCCTCAACCGATAACTTACAGCAG GGAGGAATGCAAGTGTAACCCTGTCCGGTTCTTTGCAATTATCTCATCACAGCGATCTGGAAGCGGCTGGTTTGAAACCCTTCTTAACAGCCACACTAATGTTAGCTCCAATGGTGAAATTTTCTCCACAAAAGAAAGGAGAAGTAACATTTCCTCTATAATAAAAACCTTGGATAAAGTGTACGATTTGGATTGGAACAGTAGTGCTTCTAAGAATGAGTGCACTGCTGCTGTTGGCTTCAAATGGATGCTTAATCAG GGCCTTGTGGCAAATCATGTGGATGTAGTTGACTACTTCAATCGAAGAGGAGTCTCTGCAATATTTCTCTTCAGAAGGAATCTGCTCCGTCAGTTGGTATCACAACTAGCGAATAATCATGACAGATACCTTAAGCAATTAAATGGAACACATAAGGCACATGTTCACACAAAGCATGAG GCCATAATACTTGCAAAATACAAGCCCAGACTCAACACATCGTCACTAATTTGGCAACTGAAACAAGCAGACGAATACACCCATGGCGCTCTTGAAAACCTAAAGAACACCCGCCACATCACTATCTATTACGAGGATCTCATTCTCAACAGAACA ATTTTTGATGTCCTGGATTTCCTCAAAGTGCCGAGGATGAAACTAGCAAGCCGGCATGTTAAGATACACACGAAACCTCTGTCCGAGCAAATAGAAAACTGGGATGAAGTCTACAGTGCCCTCAACGGTACCCAGTACGAGAGCTTCCTGAATGCTGCTGACTACATAGTCTGA
- the LOC101766773 gene encoding uncharacterized protein LOC101766773 isoform X1, whose product MGGAKGEEKPGGADDWCYKSTFDLKAPKKSPLALRMFVFAMTMLCGISICSMCMKQLGSDGWSRIVKIEVVEQEQPCNKSTVPPSEVQFVHYPQPITYSREECKCNPVRFFAIISSQRSGSGWFETLLNSHTNVSSNGEIFSTKERRSNISSIIKTLDKVYDLDWNSSASKNECTAAVGFKWMLNQGLVANHVDVVDYFNRRGVSAIFLFRRNLLRQLVSQLANNHDRYLKQLNGTHKAHVHTKHEAIILAKYKPRLNTSSLIWQLKQADEYTHGALENLKNTRHITIYYEDLILNRTKIFDVLDFLKVPRMKLASRHVKIHTKPLSEQIENWDEVYSALNGTQYESFLNAADYIV is encoded by the exons ATGGGGGGCGCCAAGGGGGAGGAGAagcccggcggcgccgacgactgGTGCTACAAG AGTACATTTGACTTGAAGGCCCCAAAGAAGTCACCACTCGCATTGAGAATGTTTGTTTTTGCTATGACTATGTTATGCGGGATATCTATTTGCTCAATGTGTATGAAGCAACTAGGGAGTGATGGCTGGTCAAGAATCGTGAAGATCGAAGTTGTGGAACAAGAACAACCATGTAACAAGTCCACAGTTCCTCCGTCTGAGGTTCAGTTTGTGCATTATCCTCAACCGATAACTTACAGCAG GGAGGAATGCAAGTGTAACCCTGTCCGGTTCTTTGCAATTATCTCATCACAGCGATCTGGAAGCGGCTGGTTTGAAACCCTTCTTAACAGCCACACTAATGTTAGCTCCAATGGTGAAATTTTCTCCACAAAAGAAAGGAGAAGTAACATTTCCTCTATAATAAAAACCTTGGATAAAGTGTACGATTTGGATTGGAACAGTAGTGCTTCTAAGAATGAGTGCACTGCTGCTGTTGGCTTCAAATGGATGCTTAATCAG GGCCTTGTGGCAAATCATGTGGATGTAGTTGACTACTTCAATCGAAGAGGAGTCTCTGCAATATTTCTCTTCAGAAGGAATCTGCTCCGTCAGTTGGTATCACAACTAGCGAATAATCATGACAGATACCTTAAGCAATTAAATGGAACACATAAGGCACATGTTCACACAAAGCATGAG GCCATAATACTTGCAAAATACAAGCCCAGACTCAACACATCGTCACTAATTTGGCAACTGAAACAAGCAGACGAATACACCCATGGCGCTCTTGAAAACCTAAAGAACACCCGCCACATCACTATCTATTACGAGGATCTCATTCTCAACAGAACA AAGATTTTTGATGTCCTGGATTTCCTCAAAGTGCCGAGGATGAAACTAGCAAGCCGGCATGTTAAGATACACACGAAACCTCTGTCCGAGCAAATAGAAAACTGGGATGAAGTCTACAGTGCCCTCAACGGTACCCAGTACGAGAGCTTCCTGAATGCTGCTGACTACATAGTCTGA